One genomic window of Cyprinus carpio isolate SPL01 chromosome A23, ASM1834038v1, whole genome shotgun sequence includes the following:
- the LOC109064213 gene encoding UPF0690 protein C1orf52 homolog — translation MSDEKQIRLVISFMGFDDLSDSSSSDSDGPESGKKNRSEAEPSGSQGRKRAAEPLPKPDDLFRSVSKPAFLYNPLNKVIDWDRRAVKAPEEPPKQFKLWKNNAVPPPQTYVTEEKKKGAPDGMDMAIKWSNVYEDNGDDAPQAHRGPAHFLPEEEEQQQQPDSDDDASGKQQTSSKRRRVETFQQKEKRKRDIGQATSDKNFVEEEKRILRQSLD, via the exons AGAAGCAAATAAGGCTCGTAATTTCCTTCATGGGCTTTGATGACCTGAGCGACAGCAGCAGCAGTGACTCGGACGGTCCTGAGTCCGGTAAGAAGAACCGAAGCGAAGCGGAACCCTCAGGATCACAGGGCCGCAAACGAGCCGCCGAACCGCTGCCGAAACCCGACGATCTTTTCCGATCCGTCAGCAAACCCGCATTCCTCTATAACCCGCTGAATAAAGTCATCGACTGGGACAGAAGAGCCGTCAAAGCGCCAGAAGAg CCTCCTAAGCAGTTTAAGTTGTGGAAGAACAACGCCGTTCCTCCGCCACAGACGTACGTGAcggaggagaagaagaaaggaGCTCCTGATGGAATGGACATGGCCATCAAATGGTCCAATGTATACGAGGACAACGGAGACGACGCCCCTCAAGCCCACCGGGGCCCCGCCCACTTCCTGccggaggaggaggagcagcaaCAGCAGCCGGACTCTG ATGACGATGCGTCTGGGAAGCAGCAGACGTCTTCTAAAAGGCGTCGCGTGGAAACGTTCCAGCAGAAGGAGAAGAGGAAGCGGGACATCGGTCAGGCCACGTCAGATAAGAACTTTGTGGAAGAGGAGAAGCGAATCCTGCGTCAGAGTTTGGACTGA